Proteins from one Mycobacterium sp. EPa45 genomic window:
- a CDS encoding succinate dehydrogenase iron-sulfur subunit — MTIAPERKEPALPPIPDGAVMVTLKIARFNPEDPDSAGYQSFRVPCLPSDRLLNLLIYVKSYLDGTLTFRRSCAHGVCGSDAMRINGVNRLACKVLMRDLLPKKDKPLTITIEPIRGLAVEKDLVVNMEPFFDAYRAVKPYLITSGNPPTRERIQSPTDRARYDDTTKCILCACCTTSCPVYWSEGSYFGPAAIVNAHRFIFDSRDEGAAERLDILNDVDGVWRCRTTFNCTDACPRGIEVTKAIQEVKRALMFAR; from the coding sequence ATGACGATTGCACCTGAGCGCAAAGAGCCCGCGCTGCCGCCGATTCCGGACGGCGCGGTGATGGTGACACTCAAGATCGCGCGGTTCAACCCGGAGGATCCCGACAGCGCCGGCTACCAGAGCTTTCGGGTGCCCTGCCTGCCATCGGATCGGTTGCTGAACCTGCTGATCTACGTGAAGAGCTACCTGGACGGGACGCTGACCTTCCGCCGCTCGTGCGCGCACGGGGTGTGCGGCTCGGACGCGATGCGGATCAACGGCGTCAACCGGCTGGCGTGCAAGGTGCTGATGCGCGACCTGTTGCCCAAGAAGGACAAGCCGCTGACCATCACCATCGAGCCGATCCGCGGCCTGGCCGTGGAGAAGGACCTGGTGGTCAACATGGAGCCGTTCTTCGACGCCTACCGCGCGGTGAAGCCGTATCTGATCACCTCGGGCAATCCCCCCACCCGCGAACGCATTCAGAGCCCGACCGACCGGGCCCGCTACGACGACACCACCAAGTGCATCCTGTGTGCCTGCTGCACGACCAGCTGCCCGGTGTACTGGAGCGAAGGGTCGTACTTCGGGCCGGCCGCGATCGTCAACGCGCACCGCTTCATCTTCGACAGCCGCGACGAGGGCGCCGCCGAGCGCCTCGACATCCTCAACGACGTCGACGGGGTGTGGCGCTGCCGCACCACGTTCAACTGCACCGACGCCTGCCCGCGCGGCATCGAGGTCACCAAGGCGATCCAGGAAGTCAAGCGCGCGTTGATGTTCGCGCGCTGA